A section of the Prosthecobacter sp. genome encodes:
- a CDS encoding PVC-type heme-binding CxxCH protein produces MKKLLCFLLAAASLHAQLELKKGDSIAILGNALPDRSQHFGWLETLLTQANADKDLTFRNLAFSGDEVQTWHRIDNFGTRDEWLAKVKADVIFAFYGYNESFKGYEGIEEFKKNLAKFIDDAKAQNYSGKGAPRIVLFSPIALQKLANPSLPKVEDTNTNLQNYTAAMLDVAKAQGVAVVDLYQPTAKGLPEGSTLDGLYVTTTGDKAIAEAAFKALTGKDAPQVNEKLRQAIVAKNWEWHQRYRTVDGYNVYGGRSGLAYTAGVGGFKQNERTPEKPYISNYQTMMQEMAQRDVKTANRDKRVHAIAKGGDIEVKDDNLPPVESVPTNMPNPKEGKEFNKVPMTGMTFTPEGLVAFPDAKEYLKHIQPEKGLKLTLFADEKMFPELVNPVQMAWDTKGRLWVAAWLNYPERTPTSKKGDSLLIFEDTNGDGTADKMTEFVDDLNCPTGFNFYKDGVIVMQSPNLVYIEDTDGDGKGDKRTILLMGLCAADSHHETNALSYDCGGALYPSDGVFHRTQVETLYGPVRNTNGCIYRFDLNRRSLERFTTDATVNPHGKIWDRWGNAYFTDATGNVNTFAEASSCYLPREGGGSAKLKEFWKRPARPSPGNNIISSRHFPEDWQNNFLNTNVISYQGIWRVPLEQDGAGMKGEISNELVKADPAVYPTFRPSAVSVGPDGALYFCDWANAIIGHMQHHLRDPNRDHGHGRIYKLTYEGRELLKPAKIQGESIESLLENLKAWEDNVRMRSKIELAKHDPAKVAAAAKAWAAKLNKSDKEFEHHRLEALWTHQWVDVVDVDLLKQVLASSEPRARAAATRVLCYWRDRVPGALDLLKVAVNDADMRVRMHAVRALSFYQPTPDAEKALEIAYDVLKQPTDDYIDHVFSECRKGLQSVVKSKVLPKDPAALAEFIAKTTDADLKGLPDVEPVLIEKLTRPKITADIRVKALEEMVKLSGSERPLVIHNMLKLIDAREGAGSTAEELAKLVYTDNPGVVTRYAIQLKALAKDAKTAPVKRSTFAMLIFAARSPDTIWAENVSDGGQLNYLVESIALIPANEAALRAKFQPHLAALLADGKINGGRLRAVLTALPLTGADNASANFKLVAQHLIDGKERNTAAKALMKFPKTSWDATLAKPITDSVLAYGKTVKPQDRSKPEYVEVIAAAKEMAALQSEAGKAILAELKTISVDVFIVHTVHEQLRFDTTRIEVQAGKNFEIIFENDDVMPHNLVIVPPGKHMDIGMAAMTMTPDKLDKQGRAFLPTTFEKEILAATKLLEPGQKETIKLKAPSQPGEYEFVCTFPGHAVLMWGTLSVAK; encoded by the coding sequence ATGAAGAAACTGCTCTGCTTCCTCCTTGCCGCCGCCTCACTGCACGCGCAGCTCGAACTCAAAAAGGGCGACAGCATCGCCATCCTCGGCAACGCGTTGCCGGACCGCTCGCAGCACTTCGGCTGGCTGGAAACACTGCTCACACAGGCGAATGCCGACAAAGACCTCACCTTCCGCAATCTTGCGTTCTCCGGGGACGAAGTGCAGACCTGGCACCGCATCGACAACTTCGGCACGCGCGACGAATGGCTCGCCAAGGTGAAGGCAGACGTGATTTTCGCCTTCTACGGCTACAACGAGTCCTTCAAGGGCTACGAGGGCATTGAGGAGTTTAAGAAGAACCTCGCCAAGTTCATCGACGACGCCAAGGCGCAGAACTACAGCGGCAAAGGAGCGCCGCGCATCGTGCTATTCTCACCCATCGCGCTGCAAAAGCTCGCGAACCCGAGCCTGCCGAAGGTCGAGGACACGAACACCAATCTGCAAAACTACACCGCCGCCATGCTCGACGTGGCGAAGGCCCAAGGAGTGGCTGTGGTCGATCTGTATCAGCCCACGGCGAAGGGATTGCCGGAGGGCAGCACGCTGGATGGTCTCTATGTGACCACCACGGGCGACAAAGCGATCGCCGAGGCTGCTTTCAAAGCCCTGACGGGCAAAGACGCGCCGCAGGTGAATGAAAAGCTGCGCCAGGCCATCGTGGCGAAGAACTGGGAGTGGCATCAACGCTACCGCACCGTGGACGGCTACAATGTCTATGGCGGTCGCAGCGGCCTCGCCTACACGGCTGGCGTCGGCGGCTTCAAGCAGAACGAGCGCACTCCTGAGAAGCCCTACATCTCCAATTATCAAACCATGATGCAGGAGATGGCGCAGCGCGATGTGAAGACCGCGAACCGCGACAAACGTGTCCACGCCATTGCCAAAGGCGGCGATATTGAGGTGAAGGACGACAATCTGCCGCCCGTCGAGTCCGTGCCGACGAACATGCCGAATCCGAAAGAGGGCAAGGAGTTCAACAAAGTGCCGATGACCGGCATGACCTTCACGCCTGAGGGCTTGGTCGCGTTTCCCGACGCGAAGGAGTACCTGAAGCACATCCAGCCTGAGAAGGGCCTCAAACTCACGCTCTTTGCCGATGAGAAGATGTTTCCCGAGCTGGTGAATCCTGTGCAGATGGCCTGGGACACGAAAGGCCGCCTGTGGGTGGCCGCGTGGCTGAACTACCCCGAGCGCACGCCGACGAGCAAGAAAGGTGACAGCCTCCTCATCTTCGAGGACACGAACGGCGACGGCACGGCGGACAAGATGACCGAGTTCGTCGATGATCTGAACTGCCCCACCGGCTTCAACTTCTACAAAGACGGCGTCATCGTCATGCAGTCGCCCAACCTCGTCTATATCGAGGACACAGATGGCGATGGCAAAGGCGACAAGCGCACGATCCTGCTCATGGGCCTCTGTGCCGCCGATTCGCATCATGAAACCAACGCGCTGAGCTACGACTGCGGCGGCGCGCTTTATCCGAGCGACGGCGTCTTCCACCGCACGCAGGTCGAGACGCTCTACGGCCCGGTGCGCAACACCAACGGCTGCATCTACCGCTTTGACCTCAACCGCCGCAGCCTGGAGCGCTTCACCACCGACGCCACGGTGAATCCGCATGGCAAAATCTGGGATCGCTGGGGCAACGCCTACTTCACCGATGCCACGGGCAATGTGAACACGTTTGCGGAAGCCTCCTCGTGCTACTTGCCGCGTGAAGGCGGCGGCAGCGCGAAGCTGAAGGAGTTCTGGAAGCGTCCAGCGCGCCCCAGCCCTGGGAACAACATCATCTCCAGCCGCCATTTCCCCGAAGACTGGCAGAACAACTTCCTCAACACCAACGTCATCAGCTACCAGGGCATCTGGCGTGTGCCGCTTGAGCAGGATGGCGCGGGCATGAAGGGTGAGATCAGCAACGAGCTCGTCAAAGCCGATCCCGCCGTGTATCCGACCTTCCGCCCCAGCGCCGTCAGCGTCGGCCCGGATGGCGCGTTGTATTTCTGCGATTGGGCCAATGCCATCATCGGCCACATGCAGCACCACCTGCGCGACCCAAACCGCGACCACGGCCACGGTCGTATCTACAAGCTCACCTATGAAGGACGCGAACTGCTGAAGCCCGCCAAAATCCAGGGCGAGAGCATCGAGTCCCTCCTCGAAAACCTCAAAGCCTGGGAAGACAACGTGCGCATGCGCTCGAAAATCGAACTCGCGAAGCACGATCCCGCCAAAGTCGCCGCCGCAGCCAAAGCGTGGGCTGCGAAGCTCAACAAGAGCGACAAGGAATTCGAACATCATCGCCTGGAGGCGCTGTGGACGCACCAGTGGGTCGATGTCGTCGATGTGGACCTCTTGAAGCAAGTTCTCGCCTCATCCGAGCCCCGTGCCCGCGCTGCTGCAACTCGTGTTCTCTGCTACTGGCGTGATCGCGTGCCAGGAGCGCTCGATCTGCTCAAAGTCGCCGTCAACGACGCCGACATGCGCGTGCGCATGCACGCCGTCCGCGCTCTCAGTTTCTACCAGCCAACGCCCGATGCGGAGAAGGCTCTCGAAATCGCCTACGACGTGCTCAAGCAGCCCACGGACGATTACATCGACCACGTCTTCAGCGAATGCCGCAAAGGCCTGCAATCAGTGGTGAAGTCCAAAGTCCTGCCCAAAGACCCCGCCGCGCTGGCCGAGTTCATCGCCAAGACCACCGATGCCGATCTCAAAGGCTTGCCCGATGTCGAGCCCGTGCTCATCGAGAAGCTCACACGCCCAAAAATCACCGCCGACATCCGCGTGAAAGCGCTGGAGGAAATGGTGAAGCTCAGCGGCAGCGAACGTCCGCTCGTCATTCACAACATGCTCAAGCTCATCGACGCCCGCGAAGGCGCTGGCAGCACCGCCGAGGAGCTGGCGAAGCTCGTTTACACCGACAATCCCGGCGTCGTCACCCGTTACGCCATTCAACTCAAAGCCCTCGCCAAGGATGCCAAAACCGCGCCCGTGAAGCGCTCCACCTTTGCTATGCTCATCTTCGCCGCTCGCAGTCCCGACACTATCTGGGCTGAAAACGTCAGCGACGGTGGCCAGCTCAATTACTTGGTCGAATCCATCGCCCTCATTCCCGCCAACGAGGCAGCGCTGCGCGCCAAATTTCAGCCGCACCTTGCCGCGCTGCTCGCCGATGGCAAAATCAACGGCGGACGCCTCCGTGCTGTGCTCACCGCTTTGCCTTTGACCGGTGCTGACAATGCCTCTGCGAACTTCAAACTCGTCGCCCAACACCTCATCGACGGCAAAGAGCGCAACACCGCCGCCAAGGCCTTGATGAAGTTCCCCAAAACCAGTTGGGATGCCACGCTCGCCAAACCCATCACCGACTCCGTCCTCGCCTACGGCAAGACCGTCAAGCCACAGGACCGCAGCAAGCCCGAGTACGTTGAAGTCATCGCCGCCGCCAAAGAAATGGCCGCGTTGCAAAGCGAGGCCGGAAAAGCCATCCTCGCCGAGCTGAAAACCATCAGCGTCGATGTCTTCATTGTTCACACCGTGCACGAGCAGCTCCGCTTCGACACCACGCGCATCGAAGTCCAGGCTGGCAAGAACTTCGAGATCATCTTTGAAAACGACGACGTCATGCCGCACAACCTCGTCATCGTCCCGCCCGGCAAGCACATGGACATCGGCATGGCCGCCATGACCATGACTCCCGACAAACTCGACAAGCAAGGCCGCGCCTTCCTTCCCACCACCTTCGAAAAAGAAATCCTCGCCGCCACCAAGCTCCTCGAACCCGGCCAGAAAGAAACCATCAAGCTGAAGGCTCCTTCACAGCCCGGTGAATACGAGTTCGTCTGCACCTTCCCCGGCCACGCCGTGCTGATGTGGGGGACGTTGAGTGTGGCCAAATAG
- a CDS encoding aspartate/glutamate racemase family protein produces MKFLLPWLLVCAVHAADLIEHAKAHPDGKAAFSFDATAWSDVEATRHLPIGVFDSGIGGLTVLEALLTLDAFHNDTLQPGADGAADFAQERFIYFGDQANMPYGNYSAVNRTDYLRELIVKDTIFLLGKRFWPAKGNVPSFTKPPVKAIVIACNTATAYGLEGIRKAVAAWKIPVIVVGVVEAGARGVLESKTTGGIGVLATVGTCASGVYPRTITQTLGLAGQSVPVIAQQGSATLAGAIEGDAAFPESVSAYALKEARALMEAYRDAKPTKPLQTIVLGCTHYPLAKDEIDTAFDSLRQEPAFRDLIAEQRLFVNPAEATAKELFRELAKAKLRLKPGEHCILEHGQFYLSVPRVDEVGIQLSADGNLDRDYKYSRSPGQFDYEDTKNVPLSPALIPANSAKLVRERLPTVWQSLSH; encoded by the coding sequence ATGAAATTCCTTCTCCCATGGCTGCTCGTCTGCGCCGTTCACGCCGCAGATCTCATCGAGCATGCAAAAGCACATCCCGATGGCAAAGCGGCGTTCAGCTTCGATGCCACCGCTTGGAGCGATGTCGAAGCCACCCGCCACCTGCCCATCGGCGTGTTCGACTCTGGCATCGGCGGACTCACGGTGCTCGAAGCACTGCTCACACTCGATGCCTTCCACAACGACACGCTGCAACCTGGAGCCGATGGCGCGGCCGATTTTGCGCAGGAACGTTTCATCTATTTCGGCGATCAGGCCAACATGCCCTACGGCAACTACTCCGCCGTCAACCGCACCGACTACCTGCGTGAATTGATCGTGAAGGACACGATTTTTCTCCTCGGCAAGCGATTCTGGCCTGCGAAGGGCAACGTCCCCTCATTCACCAAGCCGCCGGTCAAAGCCATCGTCATCGCCTGCAACACCGCCACCGCCTACGGCCTCGAAGGCATCCGCAAGGCCGTGGCCGCATGGAAAATTCCTGTGATCGTCGTCGGTGTCGTTGAAGCCGGAGCACGCGGTGTCCTCGAATCCAAAACTACCGGCGGCATCGGTGTCCTCGCCACAGTGGGCACCTGCGCCAGCGGCGTTTACCCGCGCACCATCACCCAAACCCTCGGCCTTGCTGGTCAAAGCGTCCCCGTCATCGCCCAGCAGGGCAGCGCCACACTCGCCGGAGCCATCGAAGGCGATGCGGCGTTTCCTGAATCCGTGTCAGCGTATGCGTTGAAGGAAGCTCGTGCCCTGATGGAGGCCTATCGCGATGCCAAACCGACCAAACCGCTGCAAACCATCGTCCTCGGCTGCACGCACTACCCGCTCGCCAAGGATGAGATCGACACCGCCTTCGATTCACTGCGCCAGGAGCCAGCGTTTCGCGATTTGATCGCCGAACAGCGCCTCTTCGTGAATCCCGCTGAAGCGACAGCCAAAGAGCTGTTCCGTGAGCTTGCCAAGGCAAAGCTGCGTTTGAAGCCCGGCGAACACTGCATCCTCGAACACGGCCAGTTCTACCTCTCCGTGCCCCGCGTCGATGAAGTCGGCATTCAACTCTCCGCTGACGGCAACTTGGACCGCGACTATAAGTATTCGCGGTCACCCGGCCAGTTCGACTACGAAGACACGAAGAACGTGCCTCTCTCTCCGGCCCTGATTCCGGCCAACAGCGCCAAGCTGGTGCGTGAACGCCTGCCCACAGTATGGCAAAGCCTAAGCCATTGA
- the mutM gene encoding bifunctional DNA-formamidopyrimidine glycosylase/DNA-(apurinic or apyrimidinic site) lyase: MPELPEVETTLRGVSPHVIGKRVREVIIRDKRLRWPVPDAIHELEGCRIDSGIRRAKYMLFGTAKGTLMIHLGMSGNLRVLSPDVPFKKHDHLAITLDSGKQLRLHDPRRFGAALWIEGDPMQHALLKDLGPEPLGDEFTAMHLHAACQGKTAAIKLVIMDAHVVVGVGNIYASEALFMAGIDPRKPAGKVTRPRLEKLVKAIRDVLAASIKMGGTTLRDFVNESGEPGYFAQTLRVYDREGEPCRVCGAKIKRIVLGQRSTFYCPKCQKS, from the coding sequence ATGCCAGAACTTCCCGAGGTCGAAACCACGCTGCGCGGTGTTTCGCCGCATGTGATCGGCAAACGTGTGCGTGAGGTGATCATCCGCGACAAACGCCTGCGCTGGCCGGTGCCGGACGCAATTCATGAACTCGAAGGCTGCCGCATCGATTCGGGTATCCGCCGGGCCAAATACATGCTCTTTGGCACCGCCAAAGGCACGCTCATGATTCATCTCGGCATGTCCGGCAATCTGCGGGTGCTCTCACCGGACGTGCCGTTCAAGAAGCACGACCACCTGGCGATCACGCTGGACAGCGGCAAGCAACTCCGCTTGCATGATCCGCGTCGTTTCGGAGCCGCGCTGTGGATTGAGGGCGATCCCATGCAGCATGCACTGCTCAAAGACCTCGGACCCGAGCCGTTGGGGGATGAATTCACAGCCATGCACCTCCATGCCGCCTGCCAAGGCAAAACTGCCGCGATCAAGCTTGTCATCATGGACGCGCACGTCGTCGTTGGTGTTGGCAACATCTACGCCAGCGAGGCCTTGTTCATGGCTGGCATCGATCCGCGCAAGCCTGCGGGCAAAGTCACGCGTCCGCGTCTTGAAAAGCTGGTCAAAGCCATCCGCGATGTGCTCGCAGCCTCGATCAAGATGGGCGGGACGACATTGCGCGACTTTGTGAACGAGAGTGGCGAGCCCGGTTACTTCGCCCAGACCCTCCGTGTCTATGATCGCGAGGGCGAACCCTGCCGCGTCTGCGGCGCGAAGATCAAACGCATCGTCCTCGGCCAGCGTTCCACCTTCTACTGCCCCAAATGTCAGAAGTCGTGA
- the sufU gene encoding Fe-S cluster assembly sulfur transfer protein SufU — MPLSDDLRDLYQQVILDHSRNPRNHGEIPPPCLHAHGDNPSCGDEIDVWLRLSDDGQNIDDLKFTGQGCAISQASASMMTQKIKGKSKEQAAAMREDFRRVVMGDGIPQDEDALGELVLLEGVQKFPQRVKCAMLAWRAVEQALEGQ; from the coding sequence ATGCCTCTCTCCGACGACCTCCGCGATCTCTACCAGCAGGTGATCCTCGATCACTCGCGCAATCCGCGTAATCACGGCGAAATCCCGCCTCCCTGCCTGCATGCGCATGGTGACAACCCCTCCTGCGGCGACGAGATCGACGTCTGGCTCCGCCTGTCCGACGACGGCCAGAACATCGACGACCTCAAGTTCACCGGCCAGGGCTGCGCCATCAGCCAGGCCAGCGCCTCCATGATGACGCAGAAGATCAAAGGCAAGTCCAAGGAGCAGGCCGCCGCCATGCGCGAGGACTTCCGCCGTGTCGTCATGGGGGATGGAATACCGCAGGATGAAGACGCCCTCGGTGAATTGGTTCTGTTGGAAGGCGTGCAAAAGTTCCCACAGCGCGTGAAATGCGCCATGCTGGCTTGGCGGGCCGTGGAACAGGCACTCGAAGGCCAATAG
- a CDS encoding nucleoside recognition domain-containing protein: MLNYIWAFLLLTGMCAAALLGNVSGDGGIVASILSKSKAAVMDIALPLAGLMIFWLGVMRVMEKAGLLELAARALSPIMRRLFPDVPRDHPAMSAMIMNLAANMLGLGNSATPLGLKAMTHLQELNPYKHTASNAMVTFLAMNTAAFTLVPMTAINYLNAAGVKGAHQIIVPTILATACTVVTAVVTAKLYGKLPMFAIQPDDSVESTAAADQTAPVSEKITPKRRFWLIALFVIFGACAVLEFMPATARESVLHATGLSQVVEKAKQKAAPAAKATPNSAAAEAPQIEPAWKRFMNGGSGLAIPIVLVITLGVGMAKGVKVYEEFVEGAKEGFAVATRIMPFLVAMLAALAVFNSSGMLLLLEYMLRPVLGFIGFPVELLPMALMRPLTGSGSLGVLNDILLRPESSDLLKYTAAIMYGSTETTFYVLAVYFGSVGIRRIRHALAAGLTADVVGMGMAVIIGRMLFS; the protein is encoded by the coding sequence ATGCTGAATTACATCTGGGCCTTCCTCCTTCTCACCGGCATGTGCGCCGCCGCGCTGCTGGGCAATGTCTCCGGTGACGGCGGCATCGTCGCATCCATTCTCTCCAAATCGAAAGCTGCGGTCATGGACATCGCGCTGCCGCTGGCCGGATTGATGATTTTCTGGCTCGGTGTCATGCGCGTCATGGAAAAAGCCGGGCTGCTGGAACTGGCCGCCCGCGCCCTTTCGCCCATCATGCGCCGCCTCTTTCCCGATGTTCCGCGCGATCATCCAGCAATGAGCGCCATGATCATGAATCTGGCCGCCAACATGCTTGGCCTCGGCAACAGCGCCACGCCACTTGGCCTCAAGGCCATGACGCACCTCCAGGAGCTCAATCCGTACAAGCACACTGCCAGCAACGCCATGGTGACCTTCCTCGCGATGAACACCGCCGCGTTCACGCTCGTGCCCATGACGGCCATCAACTACCTCAACGCCGCCGGGGTCAAAGGCGCTCATCAAATCATCGTTCCCACCATCCTCGCCACGGCTTGCACCGTCGTCACCGCCGTGGTCACAGCCAAACTTTACGGCAAGCTGCCCATGTTTGCCATTCAACCGGATGACAGCGTGGAATCAACGGCCGCAGCCGATCAAACCGCGCCCGTGTCCGAAAAGATCACGCCGAAACGCCGCTTCTGGCTCATCGCCCTGTTCGTCATCTTTGGTGCCTGTGCCGTGCTCGAATTCATGCCTGCCACCGCTCGTGAGAGCGTCTTGCATGCCACCGGACTCAGCCAAGTTGTCGAAAAGGCGAAGCAGAAGGCCGCACCCGCAGCCAAAGCCACGCCAAACTCGGCTGCCGCTGAAGCGCCGCAAATCGAACCCGCGTGGAAGCGCTTCATGAACGGCGGTTCCGGCCTCGCCATTCCCATCGTGCTCGTCATCACCCTCGGCGTCGGCATGGCGAAGGGCGTGAAAGTTTACGAGGAGTTCGTCGAAGGCGCGAAGGAGGGCTTTGCCGTCGCCACGCGCATCATGCCCTTCCTCGTGGCGATGCTGGCCGCGCTGGCCGTTTTCAACAGCTCCGGCATGCTCCTGCTGCTCGAATACATGCTGCGACCCGTGCTTGGCTTCATCGGCTTCCCAGTGGAACTGCTGCCGATGGCGCTGATGCGACCGCTGACCGGCTCCGGCTCGCTCGGCGTGCTCAATGACATCCTGCTGCGGCCTGAGAGCAGCGATCTGCTCAAATACACCGCCGCCATCATGTACGGTTCCACCGAGACCACGTTCTACGTCCTCGCCGTCTATTTCGGCAGCGTCGGCATCCGCCGCATCCGCCACGCCCTCGCAGCCGGACTCACCGCCGATGTCGTCGGCATGGGAATGGCTGTGATCATTGGTCGAATGCTTTTCTCATGA
- a CDS encoding cysteine desulfurase, with translation MDWHRIRSDFPILDQQVHGHPLVYLDSAASSQKPRAVIQTLSHYYERDNANVHRALHELSVRATDAFETARKKVARFIGAATDDEIIFTRGTTEGINLVANTWGTQNLRPGDVILVTGMEHHSNLVPWQLLAQRTGATLKHIPVLDDGTLDSAAIEALLNEQVKLFAFVHISNSLGTINPARELCAKAKAVGAVTLLDGAQSAGHMPIDVRDLGCDFFVFSGHKMCGPTGIGVLYGRMERLETMPPWHGGGEMILSVSLEASTYKPPPHRFEAGTPDIAGVIGLAAAIDYLQAIGLENIQRHDHNLSNYAVQQMREVPGIRILGPQSGHRGALVAFHLDCAHPHDLVEFANSHGVAMRGGHHCTQPLMKRFKVPGTTRASFYFYNTIEEINRLVEVLLAARKFFT, from the coding sequence ATGGACTGGCATCGCATCCGCTCTGATTTCCCCATTCTTGACCAGCAGGTTCATGGGCATCCGCTGGTCTATCTGGACAGTGCGGCCAGCAGCCAGAAGCCGCGTGCGGTCATTCAGACGCTGTCGCACTACTACGAACGGGACAACGCCAACGTCCATCGGGCGCTGCATGAACTGAGTGTCCGTGCCACCGACGCCTTTGAAACGGCGCGGAAAAAGGTGGCCCGCTTCATCGGGGCTGCGACGGATGACGAGATCATTTTCACCCGGGGCACGACAGAAGGCATCAACCTCGTCGCCAACACCTGGGGCACGCAAAACCTCCGTCCGGGCGATGTCATTCTCGTCACAGGCATGGAACATCACAGCAATCTTGTGCCCTGGCAGCTTCTCGCCCAGCGCACTGGCGCGACGCTGAAGCACATCCCCGTGCTCGACGACGGCACGCTCGACTCGGCCGCCATTGAGGCATTGCTCAACGAGCAGGTGAAACTCTTCGCCTTCGTTCACATCTCGAACTCGCTCGGCACCATCAACCCCGCCCGTGAACTCTGTGCCAAAGCGAAGGCGGTTGGTGCGGTCACGCTGCTCGATGGCGCGCAAAGCGCCGGGCACATGCCCATCGACGTGCGTGATCTCGGCTGCGATTTCTTTGTCTTCTCCGGCCACAAGATGTGCGGGCCCACCGGGATTGGCGTGCTCTATGGCCGCATGGAACGGCTCGAAACCATGCCGCCCTGGCATGGCGGCGGTGAGATGATCCTCTCCGTCTCGCTCGAAGCCAGCACCTACAAACCGCCACCGCATCGTTTTGAGGCCGGTACACCTGACATCGCCGGGGTGATCGGACTCGCCGCCGCCATCGACTACCTCCAGGCGATCGGCCTCGAAAACATCCAGCGCCACGACCACAACCTCTCCAATTATGCCGTGCAGCAGATGCGTGAGGTGCCAGGTATTCGCATCCTGGGGCCGCAGTCCGGCCATCGCGGGGCACTCGTCGCCTTCCATCTCGACTGCGCTCATCCACATGACCTTGTCGAGTTTGCCAACAGCCACGGCGTCGCCATGCGTGGCGGTCATCACTGCACGCAGCCGCTGATGAAGCGTTTCAAAGTGCCCGGCACTACCCGCGCCAGTTTCTATTTCTACAACACGATCGAAGAAATCAACCGGCTCGTCGAAGTACTGCTCGCCGCGCGCAAATTCTTCACCTGA
- a CDS encoding fructose-bisphosphatase class II family protein, which translates to MSTSLPPLRSAHDLERVLEFEFVRATENAALQAIHWLGRGEKELADGAACSAIYGVFDILDIRGEVVIGEGIKDNAPGIFVGEHLGTWRDGTPRFNIALDPIDGTSNIAKGLPNSISVIAAAQIPDGAPCAMKSLPSFYSHKIAYGPAVKKALEGRGDRCFLDMPLTEVISFVAEALGKRERDLVVVTMDRPRHHEIVDEVRRTGAALRMVTDGDIAAAVAPSMPEPTCDLYVGMGGSPEGILAAAALKCLGGDMQLRMWFHNDAHKAEVATQVSASELNQVFRVNELIVGESALFCATGISDSPLLPGCRLFGHRVETHSILMRSRSGTVRRIHAVHDLDRKVVPLRA; encoded by the coding sequence ATGTCCACCAGCCTTCCCCCTCTCCGCAGTGCTCACGACCTCGAACGCGTTCTCGAATTTGAATTCGTTCGTGCCACTGAAAACGCGGCCTTGCAGGCCATTCATTGGCTGGGACGTGGCGAGAAGGAACTCGCTGACGGTGCCGCATGCAGCGCGATCTACGGCGTGTTCGACATCCTCGACATCCGTGGTGAAGTCGTCATCGGTGAAGGCATCAAAGACAACGCGCCCGGCATCTTCGTTGGCGAGCATCTTGGCACATGGCGTGATGGCACGCCGCGATTCAACATCGCCCTTGATCCCATTGATGGTACCAGCAACATCGCCAAGGGGCTGCCCAACAGCATTTCAGTCATCGCAGCAGCGCAGATTCCCGATGGTGCTCCGTGCGCGATGAAAAGTCTCCCCAGCTTCTACAGCCATAAGATCGCTTATGGTCCGGCGGTGAAGAAAGCGCTGGAGGGCAGGGGGGACCGTTGCTTCCTCGACATGCCGCTCACAGAAGTAATCAGCTTCGTGGCCGAAGCATTGGGCAAACGCGAACGCGATCTCGTCGTGGTCACCATGGATCGTCCCCGTCATCACGAGATTGTCGATGAGGTTCGCCGCACCGGGGCTGCGTTGCGCATGGTTACCGATGGTGACATCGCCGCCGCAGTTGCCCCGTCGATGCCGGAACCGACCTGTGACCTCTACGTTGGTATGGGCGGCTCGCCCGAAGGCATTCTGGCCGCTGCGGCGTTGAAATGCCTCGGTGGCGACATGCAATTGCGCATGTGGTTTCACAACGACGCGCATAAGGCCGAAGTTGCCACCCAGGTCTCCGCATCAGAATTGAATCAAGTGTTTCGGGTGAACGAACTCATCGTCGGTGAGAGCGCCTTGTTCTGCGCCACCGGCATCAGCGACAGCCCGCTGCTGCCCGGTTGCCGTTTGTTCGGCCATCGCGTCGAAACGCACTCCATCCTGATGCGTTCGCGAAGCGGCACCGTGCGCCGCATCCATGCCGTGCATGATCTGGACCGCAAAGTGGTGCCACTGAGGGCGTGA